Proteins encoded by one window of Sulfurospirillum barnesii SES-3:
- the clpA gene encoding ATP-dependent Clp protease ATP-binding subunit ClpA — translation MVSQELNFVFNDAIAFVRKHRFEYITVDHLFFALLSNDHIVHLLQECGLSIGFLKRSMEKYFTAHPQVVPNDTAYEPAETVALSRVIESMMLHVKSAGKTEASVYDLLISMMDEQNAFCVSLLMQHGVDKLLIIEEVTLHSSPEEKGAIKAEEKESALRKYTIDLIALAEQKNIDPLIGRADELKRMMQILCRRKKNNPLLVGEPGVGKTAIVEGLALHIYENKVPEILKKTPVYALDMGSLMSGTKYRGDFEKRLKEILLELEAQKGSILFIDEIHTIVGAGATGGGSMDLSNLLKPALASGKIRCIGATTYGEFRNFFDKDKALSRRFAKIDVLEPSMEDAFLILKGLKSHYEKHHGVKYPTEVIKASVELAKKYISDKFLPDSAIDLIDEVGASFHLEKKRKKVVDISDIETVLSKIANIPNRSVTQDEGTLMQHLEAHLKSKIFGQDGAIEALVKAIKRSRAGLGNPTSPIGAFLFAGPTGVGKTEVAKQLAYELGVHFERYDMSEYMEKHTVSRLIGAPPGYVGYDEGGQLSEAIKKHPYCVLLLDEIEKAHPDMLNILLQIFDSATLTDNNGTKIDFRNVIIMTSNLGTKEAPTMGFTKSETSRTDHAIKEFFSPEFRNRLDEVIHFSALSESIMIHVVEKLLLELSEQLQDKKVEITATLAAKKYLAHEGYSKEMGARVMRRVIQEQIKTPLAEEVLFGKLKHGGVCHIDFKAKKLVFSYSGGN, via the coding sequence ATGGTTAGTCAAGAACTTAATTTTGTCTTTAATGATGCCATTGCGTTTGTTAGAAAGCACCGTTTTGAGTATATAACGGTGGATCATCTCTTTTTTGCACTTTTAAGTAATGACCATATTGTTCATTTGCTTCAAGAGTGTGGGCTAAGTATTGGCTTTTTAAAACGCTCTATGGAAAAATATTTTACCGCACACCCTCAAGTTGTTCCCAATGATACCGCCTATGAACCAGCAGAAACGGTGGCGCTTTCTCGTGTAATTGAATCGATGATGTTACATGTAAAGAGTGCAGGAAAAACAGAAGCCAGTGTGTATGACCTTTTAATTTCTATGATGGATGAACAAAATGCCTTTTGTGTCTCGTTGCTCATGCAACACGGTGTTGATAAATTGTTGATTATTGAAGAGGTAACCTTGCACAGCTCACCCGAGGAAAAAGGGGCGATTAAAGCGGAAGAAAAAGAGAGTGCGCTTCGTAAATATACCATTGATTTGATTGCATTAGCAGAGCAAAAGAACATTGATCCTTTGATTGGAAGAGCTGATGAGTTAAAACGAATGATGCAAATTTTATGCCGTAGAAAGAAAAACAATCCTCTGCTTGTGGGTGAGCCAGGTGTAGGCAAAACAGCTATCGTTGAGGGTTTAGCTTTGCATATTTATGAAAATAAAGTGCCTGAAATTCTCAAAAAAACGCCTGTGTATGCACTGGATATGGGTTCTTTAATGTCAGGGACAAAGTATCGGGGTGATTTTGAAAAACGCCTTAAAGAGATACTTTTAGAATTAGAAGCACAAAAAGGCTCTATTTTATTTATTGATGAGATTCATACCATTGTAGGAGCGGGTGCTACGGGCGGTGGTTCAATGGATTTATCGAACTTGCTTAAACCTGCCCTTGCTTCTGGAAAAATTCGCTGCATTGGTGCCACAACCTATGGAGAGTTTCGTAATTTTTTCGATAAAGACAAAGCTCTAAGCCGTCGTTTTGCTAAAATTGATGTTTTAGAGCCCAGTATGGAAGATGCCTTTTTGATTCTTAAGGGACTGAAGAGTCATTACGAAAAGCACCACGGTGTCAAATATCCCACAGAGGTGATTAAAGCTTCGGTTGAATTAGCAAAAAAATATATCAGCGATAAGTTTTTACCCGATTCTGCCATTGATTTGATTGATGAGGTGGGTGCGTCGTTTCATTTGGAGAAAAAACGTAAAAAAGTGGTTGACATTAGCGACATTGAAACAGTCCTTTCTAAAATTGCCAATATCCCAAATCGCAGTGTTACTCAAGATGAGGGTACACTTATGCAGCATCTTGAAGCACACTTGAAGTCGAAGATATTTGGGCAAGATGGTGCCATTGAAGCCTTGGTTAAGGCGATTAAACGAAGCCGTGCAGGCCTTGGAAATCCCACATCTCCCATTGGCGCTTTCTTATTTGCAGGGCCTACGGGTGTGGGCAAAACCGAAGTAGCAAAGCAATTAGCGTATGAGCTTGGTGTTCATTTTGAGCGATACGATATGAGCGAATATATGGAAAAACATACCGTAAGCCGTCTTATTGGTGCTCCTCCTGGCTATGTGGGCTATGATGAGGGTGGGCAACTCTCTGAAGCGATTAAAAAGCATCCTTATTGTGTGCTTTTGCTCGATGAAATTGAAAAAGCACATCCTGATATGCTCAATATTTTATTGCAGATTTTTGACAGTGCAACGCTGACGGATAACAATGGTACGAAAATTGATTTTCGCAACGTTATTATTATGACCTCCAATTTAGGAACAAAAGAAGCACCGACGATGGGCTTTACAAAAAGCGAAACCTCTCGAACCGATCATGCCATTAAAGAGTTTTTTTCTCCAGAATTTAGAAACCGTTTGGACGAAGTGATTCATTTCTCTGCATTAAGTGAATCTATTATGATTCATGTTGTAGAAAAACTTTTATTAGAGTTATCTGAACAACTTCAAGATAAAAAAGTTGAAATTACAGCCACCTTGGCTGCTAAAAAATACCTTGCACATGAGGGGTATAGCAAAGAGATGGGTGCACGAGTGATGCGTCGCGTGATACAAGAGCAAATTAAAACGCCACTTGCTGAGGAAGTGCTTTTTGGAAAGCTAAAACATGGTGGTGTATGCCACATCGATTTCAAGGCAAAAAAACTCGTTTTTAGTTACAGCGGTGGCAACTAA
- a CDS encoding ATP-dependent Clp protease adaptor ClpS, with protein sequence MHQPMHGFENELLDEIEIKEPKRYSVFLLNDDYSSMEFVIKVLMQVFHHGLEKATEITLAVHEKGKGLCGVYTYEIAETKVATVRKMAKEERFPLRAIMESE encoded by the coding sequence ATGCATCAGCCTATGCATGGGTTTGAAAATGAACTCTTAGATGAAATTGAAATAAAAGAGCCAAAGCGTTACAGTGTTTTTTTATTAAATGATGATTACAGTAGTATGGAATTTGTTATTAAAGTGTTAATGCAGGTTTTTCATCATGGTTTAGAAAAAGCGACAGAAATCACACTGGCTGTGCATGAAAAAGGTAAAGGGCTTTGCGGTGTTTATACCTATGAAATTGCAGAAACGAAAGTAGCCACGGTTCGTAAAATGGCAAAAGAGGAACGATTCCCTCTGCGTGCTATTATGGAATCAGAATAA
- a CDS encoding TlpA disulfide reductase family protein, whose translation MKYYLARLLILLPLLLIGCGSEPKSEATMAVKETYKAGEKVELKSVTGAKVTLLRKNNGFVIEEDEGKLILIDIFGTFCPPCQEEAPALMDFQLQNSDDVMLIGLNFLEEVSDEYVIENFAAKYNAYYFISNSPKNKKLVETILQDIAYKQALQIPFKVLLKEGVYQKVSDIYEKNPENKFYIGKVGLDVIQKDIDLLIEK comes from the coding sequence ATGAAATATTATCTTGCACGTCTGCTTATCTTGCTACCACTTTTATTAATTGGGTGTGGTTCTGAACCCAAAAGTGAAGCAACAATGGCGGTTAAAGAGACCTACAAAGCGGGTGAAAAAGTTGAGCTTAAAAGCGTTACAGGGGCAAAAGTGACTTTGTTACGCAAAAACAATGGTTTTGTCATTGAAGAAGATGAGGGAAAACTCATTTTGATTGATATTTTTGGTACATTTTGTCCTCCGTGTCAAGAAGAAGCGCCTGCGTTGATGGATTTTCAACTTCAAAATAGTGATGATGTGATGCTCATAGGGCTTAATTTCCTTGAAGAAGTGAGTGATGAATATGTCATTGAGAATTTTGCGGCAAAGTACAATGCCTATTATTTTATTAGCAATTCACCTAAAAATAAAAAATTGGTTGAAACCATTTTGCAAGATATTGCTTATAAACAGGCGCTTCAAATTCCTTTTAAAGTGCTTTTAAAAGAGGGTGTTTATCAAAAGGTGAGCGATATTTATGAGAAGAACCCAGAGAACAAATTTTACATTGGTAAAGTTGGCTTGGATGTGATTCAAAAAGATATTGATTTGCTTATTGAAAAGTAG
- the smpB gene encoding SsrA-binding protein SmpB yields the protein MGESVARNKKAFHDYEILEKLEAGIVLQGSEVKAIRQGRVNLKDSFVKIIKGEAFLLNAHISHLSTANLNFAPNERAPRKLLLHVKQIRKWEMKVAKDGLTIVPLAIYFNAKNLAKVEIALARGKNEHDKRESLKEKDAQREAKTAMKNHLYKE from the coding sequence ATGGGTGAATCCGTTGCACGTAATAAAAAAGCATTTCATGATTATGAAATTTTAGAGAAATTAGAAGCAGGTATTGTGCTTCAAGGCAGTGAAGTAAAAGCGATTCGTCAAGGCAGGGTCAATTTAAAAGACTCATTTGTGAAGATTATTAAAGGGGAGGCGTTTTTGCTCAATGCGCATATTTCGCATCTCTCAACCGCAAATTTAAATTTTGCCCCCAATGAAAGAGCGCCTCGAAAACTCCTTTTACATGTAAAGCAAATACGTAAATGGGAGATGAAAGTGGCAAAAGATGGCTTAACCATTGTCCCCTTAGCTATCTATTTTAATGCCAAAAATCTTGCTAAAGTAGAGATTGCTTTGGCTAGAGGGAAGAATGAGCATGATAAACGAGAGAGTTTAAAAGAGAAAGATGCCCAACGTGAGGCTAAAACAGCCATGAAAAATCATCTTTATAAAGAGTAG
- a CDS encoding 4-(cytidine 5'-diphospho)-2-C-methyl-D-erythritol kinase, with protein MQYEAHAKVNIFLKIVGIRGNYHELFSRFMLVSHLFDTLSFVPKSSRMPFELVGDFNCALEQNTVYKIFQTLQKHGFDTEIQNVMHHEALHVNKRIPSGAGLGGGSSDAATFLKMLNDRADLKLSAEDMMALGAEVGADVAFFASGYTSANVRGIGEKVEAYDEAPLDLDVFTPPLACDTARVYRTYREYFLQFINPSLAASMVDMSSEALLQSFGKEELNDLYPACLQAYPELRSYEKEGWFFSGSGSSFFRMKEK; from the coding sequence ATGCAGTATGAAGCACATGCTAAAGTCAATATTTTTTTGAAAATTGTAGGAATTCGTGGCAATTACCACGAATTGTTTTCACGCTTTATGCTTGTTTCTCATCTGTTTGATACGTTGAGTTTTGTACCGAAATCATCTCGTATGCCTTTTGAGTTGGTGGGGGATTTTAACTGTGCTTTAGAGCAGAACACTGTGTATAAGATTTTTCAGACTTTGCAAAAACACGGTTTTGATACAGAGATACAAAATGTCATGCACCATGAGGCGTTACATGTAAACAAAAGAATCCCCTCAGGTGCAGGGCTTGGAGGTGGCAGTAGTGATGCTGCCACATTTTTAAAAATGCTCAATGATCGGGCAGATTTAAAATTGAGTGCTGAGGATATGATGGCATTGGGTGCTGAGGTGGGTGCGGATGTAGCATTTTTTGCCTCAGGGTATACGAGTGCCAATGTCAGGGGTATTGGTGAAAAGGTAGAAGCTTATGATGAAGCGCCATTGGATTTGGATGTTTTTACGCCACCACTTGCGTGTGATACTGCTCGTGTGTATCGTACGTACAGGGAATATTTTTTGCAATTCATCAATCCTTCTTTGGCCGCATCTATGGTGGATATGAGCAGTGAGGCTTTGCTGCAAAGTTTTGGCAAAGAAGAACTGAATGATTTGTACCCTGCTTGTTTACAGGCGTATCCTGAGCTTAGGTCATATGAAAAAGAGGGATGGTTTTTTAGTGGGAGTGGTAGCAGTTTTTTTAGAATGAAAGAGAAATAG
- the csrA gene encoding carbon storage regulator CsrA, with amino-acid sequence MLILTRKVGEGVVLNETITVRVIDISKGLVKLGFDAPKEMMILREELAQAIKETNIEASKSVRPDVLLDLSKKLK; translated from the coding sequence ATGTTGATATTAACACGAAAAGTGGGCGAAGGTGTTGTTTTAAACGAAACGATTACGGTGAGGGTGATTGATATATCCAAAGGGCTTGTTAAACTTGGATTTGATGCTCCTAAAGAGATGATGATCTTGCGTGAAGAACTTGCTCAAGCCATTAAAGAGACCAATATAGAAGCCAGTAAAAGTGTTCGCCCTGACGTACTTTTAGATTTAAGTAAGAAGCTTAAATAA
- the truB gene encoding tRNA pseudouridine(55) synthase TruB (catalyzes isomerization of specific uridines in RNA to pseudouridine; responsible for residues in T loops of many tRNAs): MVCNHFLSRIKRRYGVKKAGFSGTLDPFAQGVLIVAFGQFTKLFRFLKKAPKTYRATLWIGASSPTLDSEKIEHVEEMMPFHPDSITIMLQSMLGDISYLPPKYSAKKIEGKRAYDLARSEQDFEMKTITSHVYDCRLVHYAHPFLTFDITISEGGYVRSMGALMAQKLGFSGSLSALHRLNEGAFIYVHEKALNPLDYLDLPINCYRGDASDVLLGRKLQVENFEKQEEGVYYLLNDDVLSIVQISADGVEYLLNSLSLKA; encoded by the coding sequence ATGGTGTGTAACCATTTTTTAAGTCGTATCAAAAGGCGTTATGGTGTAAAAAAAGCAGGGTTCTCAGGCACGCTTGACCCCTTTGCTCAGGGCGTTTTAATTGTGGCATTTGGTCAGTTTACCAAACTGTTCCGTTTTTTAAAAAAAGCGCCTAAAACCTACCGTGCTACGTTATGGATTGGCGCTTCAAGTCCTACGTTAGATAGTGAGAAAATTGAGCATGTTGAAGAGATGATGCCTTTTCATCCTGATTCCATTACCATTATGCTTCAAAGTATGCTAGGGGATATAAGCTATTTACCGCCTAAATATTCGGCTAAAAAAATAGAGGGTAAACGGGCGTACGATTTAGCACGCAGTGAACAAGATTTTGAGATGAAAACTATCACGAGTCATGTGTATGATTGTCGTTTGGTGCATTATGCGCATCCTTTTTTAACCTTTGATATTACGATTTCAGAGGGTGGGTATGTGCGAAGTATGGGTGCTTTGATGGCTCAAAAATTGGGATTTAGTGGTTCTTTAAGTGCCTTACATCGCTTAAATGAGGGTGCATTCATTTATGTGCATGAAAAAGCGCTCAATCCCTTAGACTATCTTGATTTGCCTATCAATTGTTATCGTGGTGATGCAAGTGATGTGTTGCTTGGGCGAAAATTGCAGGTTGAAAATTTTGAAAAACAAGAAGAAGGTGTCTATTATTTGCTCAACGATGATGTCTTGAGCATTGTGCAAATCAGTGCAGATGGAGTAGAATACCTTTTAAATTCATTATCGCTAAAGGCATAA